The Candidatus Lernaella stagnicola DNA window CTACGACCCCGCCCTCAAGACGCTGGCCTGCGCGTACTGCGGTTCGACCTATGTCATCGAGAAAGAGGCGAAGGAAGAAACCGAGCGACCCGGACGCATCGTGCCGTTTATGCACAATCAGCACAAAGCGGAAGAGCTGTTTTGGACGTGGTTGGGCAAGGGGTTTTTCCGGCCGCGCGATCTGACGAAAAAGAGCGCGATCAGTGAAATACGCGGCATGTACATGCCTTTTTACGCCTTTGATGCCGACGTGGATTCCCAGTGGTCGGCCGACTCCGGTTATTTCTATTACGAAAAAGAGCCGTACTCGACAAAAGACAGCGAGGGACGCACCGTCACCAAGTATCGCGATGTGCAAAAGACGCGCTGGCAACCGGCAACCGGTCAGCACGCCGCTCATTATGACGAGTGGCTCGTGTCGGCTTCCAAGGGGCTGGACCAAGAATGGGTGCACAAAATCAGCCCCTTCCCTATGGCGGACGCGAGATCGTACAACAGCGACTACCTGGCCGGTTTCGCGGCGGAGAACCCCTCGATCGTGCCGCGGGACGCGCAACAGACCGCGGGCGCCGAAATGCAGCAGGCGGAGAATGCCGCTTGCGACAACATGGTC harbors:
- a CDS encoding zinc-ribbon domain-containing protein, encoding MARCQSCGAEISEGINFCPYCGAADPVRTASAESGSQVVKVDDNGGLSSKSAGGSGFGREMKTFSCNSCGAKVSYDPALKTLACAYCGSTYVIEKEAKEETERPGRIVPFMHNQHKAEELFWTWLGKGFFRPRDLTKKSAISEIRGMYMPFYAFDADVDSQWSADSGYFYYEKEPYSTKDSEGRTVTKYRDVQKTRWQPATGQHAAHYDEWLVSASKGLDQEWVHKISPFPMADARSYNSDYLAGFAAENPSIVPRDAQQTAGAEMQQAENAACDNMVPGDTSRNLRVDSVFRHWHYDLVMLPLWISAYRYKGKVFRFLVNGQTGEVQGNAPFSWLKLILLILGIAGAAGVIALLYDLFGH